TGTCATTATCCTTATATATAACACACTGCTAGCTTACACGGTGTTCGACATTTATGTAGATTGTCTGTTTTTAACACCACCCTTGTTAAACTGGCTACTTATCTGATAgcttgaatctaatctaatctaatctaatcttaacTAACATGAAGATGTCAAGCTGAGTTAGGCATATTAAAGTACAGGGTGTCCCATGAATCACAGTATTAATGTGTAGTTGTAGTTAATGGGTGTTATCATTGACCACAACGTATCACAACGAGAAAGGTCGGACAAATCCAAACGATTTTACTCCTAGCAATTCAAAGGCTATGTGGAAATTAGAACtgatgcacatacagtatgtgtcagagCATCACTGAGGCACGCGACACCGTTAGCTGTGTGATTGTTATTATAGTTGTGTATTGGGACAAATAGTGGACACGTCGAGCATGTTATGTAAGTTAAAGCCTTTGTTAGTCTTTTATTCCCCCCTTCGTGTCGTACTTCATGCCGTACTTATAGGACGTGATATTGGCAGAAAtccattttgttttgtgctttttaacaGCCGTAACACGTGCTGTGGTTTCCCGGACCAGCTTCACAGCTCTTTTTAGCTGCTATCTCCGAGGTTTATAACAGAAATCTGCTGAATATGTTATAACAGCTGCCATAATGTGTGTGATAACATGAAGTAACTCTAAGGGAAGAACTAAAATACGTTATGTGTCCGTTGTTGTATCGTGGCATGTTGCAGTGGTGTAAAAGGGGATAAAACTTCCAGAAgtgtttttatatgaaaataatccgCTATTCTTTCTTCgactctttattttattacaattccTGTCTAGTTTGCTTGAGATTAAATAACTAGAGATGCCATCACTCCTAAGATGGTCTACAAATGGTATTTAACCATTTTAAACCGTTGCCTGTGTCCCGTGTTTCTTTTGTGAGATGTAATTCTgcctgttattgttatttttaaggATTAAAGCTAAAATCTTAGCCATTTCTCTGCTCTTTATCCTCAGGCAGGTGTCAGCAATCTGGCAGGGTTTCTGTGTGTGGTGGCGAGGAGAACAGGGTTCGGAGTACGCCGCCTACCTGACCCATGACCTCAGCATGCTGCGCCTGATCGAGACGTTCTGCGAGAGCACGCCACAGCTCTCGTTCATGATCTACATCATGATCAACAACAATCACGCCAGAATCGTCCAGTGTGAGTAACCACTTCCTTTCCAAGCTTCCTGAAATTCGGCTACGCTTGTCGTAGTGTAGAGTGCATCCTGAGAAAATACACTTTACTGCTGATTTTAGCTGTTACATCACGACGCtggtgattggtcagaaggcgtcAATACGATTTGATGTCTGTGTGCTGTTTGTAATATGTTacggttgccatagtaactaCGTACTCGGTGAAGTATAATCGTTGCTGTTTATATTGGCttttaaactgaaatgtttGTCCAGTTCACaggaagagagcgagagaaaaaaaGATAGGATGCTGAGAGGATGATGGTTTAGAGCTGATATAAGTAATGAGAGGAATTCCATATTAAACATAGTGATAAACAGATAATAAGTATAttaatatacttatatattaatatactgGAATGTAATCAATCCACAATCACATCATGGCatcttgttgtttatttttttccttctaaatAAAGATCCGATGTTTCTCTCGTGCAGATGTGAGCGTGATCGCGTCTACCATTTCGATAGCATGGATGGTGGTGGACTACCATCGCGCGCTGCGTTTCTTCCTACCTGAGAAGTCCAACCAGACATGGCTGTCCTCTGCTATCTACTTCCTGTGGAACCTGTTCCTGATTGGCCCACGCGTGGCGTGCGTGTCCCTCTTCACCTCCGTCATGTCCTGTTAtgtttttgttcacttcctCTTGCTTTGGCTTGTGTTTATGGTCTGGGCCTCTCTGCAGGGCACCAGTTTCATGGACAGTAAAGCTGGAGAATGGCTGTACCGAGCCACTGTAAGCCTCATCTGGTACTTCAGCTGGTTTAATGTGGTGGAAGGAAGAACCAGGGTCAGGAGCGCCATCTACCACTGGTTTATCATGACCGACAGCGCAATCCTAATGGTCACATGGTGGTGCTACAGAGATCAGGAAGCGAGTCAGTCCTATTCGCTTATCCTCCTTATCCTCATTCCGCTTTCTTATCTGATAGGGCTGTTGGTTAAAATGCTCTATTACTGCTGCTTTCACCCCAAGCTGGGGCAGACCCAGGGCTTGAAGAAGGTTTCAGACGTGCCTGACGGTCTGGCGGAACTGGGTATGGCTTTAGAGACGGACTCTTTCAGACCTGTGATGTTAAACAAGAGGATGGCCAGACACGCTGCTAACTTTTACAGGGACGCAGGGACACGCTCGAAGGGACCACAGGACACTGGGGTCATCTGAGGACCAGAGAATGAAATTGCACTTTCATCATGTACCAAAAATTAAGCTGGGCGGTTTTTCAAACAGCTTTTGTGGGTTAGTCCAAGATTAACCGTGTTGGAAACCAAGCACATGCATGTGTtgggacaaaagaaaaaaaaactttaatgcTAGCTTTAACCATCATAAATAGATTTCAATTATCCCAAAAGTTTACCTGCGACAAGCGCCGAGGTGGAGACGCTAACGTATTATTGTGACGGATTCCTCTTAACTGACGTTTAACATCTCGCTGTTTCAAACCTCCTGCTGGATGTGTgtacagcatacacacacatcctgatACACACGCATCCTGATACACACGCATCCTGATATCACAGCACCATTAACTCCTCTAATCGGaatgagagagaacagagagttTTTCCTGGAACAGCATGTACTTAACTGGTTTATTTCTTGCCTATCGAATATCCAGCAATCAGCACAGCCTCAGTCTTGTACCCGATTCCCGAGtacagagtcagtatcagtcagaTTTCGTCCAGAATTCAGCACTCTACACTTTATTAGCTACAACCAAAGCTTCATTTCAAACCCTTTACTACGGTTACAAAAGATGTCAGACTGGAGCTCATGTCTGGTGTCATGacatgtttacatttctgtttgaTTAGAAAATGTTGTACTAGAATTTGCATGAATGTTATGAATTCTGTAAAATGCTTTCATTTCGAGTGTAATGCGCGATACCTCAGTCTGTTTCACACGTCCTTATGACCCACCCAGCTCAGGACCATGTGTGGGATTAGcgatttaattatatatatatatactgtaaaatatgtataaaaagaTTCAAGAATGTACGTTTCAAGCTTCTCTGTCCTTTCCATGTGAAGCAGTGAAACTGATCTCTGTTCAAAGCCATACTCTaatcagtttgtttatttattacacatctattttttttgttacacgGTTGGTACGCGTTAAAGGATGGTGTtcatgttcatgatgttcagtGGCGTTAGACTTTAATGGTGTTAGACTTTATAACTCTGAGGAGTTTGTGGCTTTACAGTCagggaatgaaataaaatgttagagtaattggcaataaaaaaaatggtgtcGTTTATAAGCAGTCGCATTGTTGttgagaggaaaaaacacaaaatatgttCGATTTCATTCTATTCTGTTTGTGtaagatttaaaatgtaaatgtaatacagtACAAATAATCTGTAATAGCACATGCTGCCTgtttaaatactgtgtgtgagtgtgtgtgtgaggtgagtgtgaatgcgcgtgtgtgtgtgtgtgtgtgtgtgtgtgtgcatgagtgtgtgaatgaggtgagtgtgtgagtgtgcatgagtgtgcatgagtgtgcgtgtgcatgagtgtgtgagtgaggtgagtgtgtgagtgtgaatgcgtgtgtgtgtgtgtgtgtgtatgagtgtgcgtgtgtgtgagtgtgcatgagtgtgtgagtgtgcatgagtgtgtgagtgaggtgagtgtgtgagtgtgaatgcgtgtgtgtgtgtgcatgagtgtgcgtgtgtgcgcgcgtatgtgtgagtgagtgagtgtgaatgcgtgtgtgagtgagtgagtgtgagtgtgtgtgcctgtgagtgaatgtgtgtgtgtgtgagtcagtgtgtgtgtgtgtgtgtgtgtgtgtgtgttctgaactGCTTCCTCTTCAAATTTCCCTCATATGATCTTATACATTTCAGTCCTTCAGTGTTTATGCATTAAGCTCATTGTGCAGCAGTTCTGTGGTTTTATCTCTTGAGGaatatctatataaaaaataaacaaatgtcctTCACCACACAGTGTGTATGATTGTATGCGTCATTAGTGCATTTCCAGTTCTGTTCCAtataaacatgaacaatacaataaaactaCAGTGTTACTTTACGTTAAATTCTTTCTTCTGGTTGGTCATTTAcaggtttctatagcaacagctcatacaATTTGACTTTGTACTGTTTACTGTCCACATACCGTTATGCTTTGTTGGGTTTCACTGAACGTTTTTGGAAAAAGTCTCCTGgaatcacacacaggaaaatCTCGGTGAAATGACACGCTGCATCATTTTAAGCTTATTAACTGATTATtggaggaataaaacacttaggACTAGGgttgcaggggtgtgtgtgtgggggggtggtggtggtggtttccGGTAcatttccggaaactttccataggaacttaatctggggaattttggaaatattccaaattggaaatttagaggaattTATTGGAATTTAtaggaattatttggaaatatagggaaatttatataaactatatcatatacaaacctaaataaacattttgtttggt
The Tachysurus fulvidraco isolate hzauxx_2018 chromosome 7, HZAU_PFXX_2.0, whole genome shotgun sequence DNA segment above includes these coding regions:
- the xkr8.3 gene encoding XK-related protein 8.3, giving the protein MDSPMFPRYSWLDFTFTVVGVCTYVFDVGSDLWLAQEFFHRGDLFWFGLWLGFMLTSSLIVQMFSWFWLKYDLELKTFQTTHKHMILFGNARRLRLTCFLHVFQLGFLCRQVSAIWQGFCVWWRGEQGSEYAAYLTHDLSMLRLIETFCESTPQLSFMIYIMINNNHARIVQYVSVIASTISIAWMVVDYHRALRFFLPEKSNQTWLSSAIYFLWNLFLIGPRVACVSLFTSVMSCYVFVHFLLLWLVFMVWASLQGTSFMDSKAGEWLYRATVSLIWYFSWFNVVEGRTRVRSAIYHWFIMTDSAILMVTWWCYRDQEASQSYSLILLILIPLSYLIGLLVKMLYYCCFHPKLGQTQGLKKVSDVPDGLAELGMALETDSFRPVMLNKRMARHAANFYRDAGTRSKGPQDTGVI